From Ruminococcus sp. HUN007, a single genomic window includes:
- a CDS encoding SEC-C metal-binding domain-containing protein, with protein MTFAILKIIRKGEKPPVWRRIRVPIEITFAQLAVILEKVLEIKETDKYQFDFLRKYRMMEITDETVYENSYYYTYLNSPDTFINNYLECKKRFTFRISGNTDLPEYTVDVEKFEVYESKDENHIFTPQILKWTVVPDDRYWARDSKDINSEMETEFGLSYGEKVCSTFSQITGNIRSGSGIILSNDTEDITDKRKASGSELLYETAKTLEKFINSKQQKQSSGYPSMSEILSHFSDNSLKYYTEDFKFNFDFSNRVSSLEKFCKLLLKPEIIKLNLTLLKPESFDLIEKCINDPDIFDKTNPEMCKLVELGYFFISTDNKIFPSKEFSEIYTNYISESYRDYHSKVYWIRNCLFAFQWCYSVAPLKIMYGMYCTNNSFTHDKDEFTEILSDMTRLMSTGITIQNDYIIANGVLKNKTYEKIIKKYSEIEWTIINENEIRELFEHLYPYKSDAYKMLRTFLKKESDFDDEKIEDTCIKIYQLAAAGMDSIGIIPVYLSEIGVLKNTKRYNNLFLPILDKIVLNTRMPEFKGHTPDEATAELTKMNRELKKQIISNLDNLYGAAPVNHMLKDPFLTFSGELASTVKTSPNSPCPCGSGKKYKKCCGLK; from the coding sequence ATGACATTTGCAATTCTAAAGATCATCAGAAAAGGTGAAAAGCCACCTGTATGGCGCAGAATACGGGTACCGATTGAGATAACTTTTGCACAGCTCGCAGTTATTTTAGAAAAAGTCCTTGAAATCAAAGAAACAGATAAATATCAGTTTGATTTTCTGCGTAAATACAGAATGATGGAAATAACTGATGAAACGGTTTATGAAAATTCCTATTACTATACATATCTGAACTCACCGGACACGTTTATAAATAATTATCTGGAATGCAAAAAGAGATTCACATTCAGAATTTCTGGCAATACAGATTTGCCAGAATATACGGTCGATGTTGAAAAATTCGAAGTTTATGAAAGCAAAGATGAAAATCATATCTTTACCCCTCAGATACTCAAATGGACAGTAGTACCAGATGACAGATACTGGGCTCGTGATTCGAAAGATATCAACAGTGAAATGGAAACGGAATTCGGACTAAGCTATGGGGAAAAGGTCTGTTCCACTTTCAGTCAGATAACAGGAAACATAAGATCAGGCAGCGGAATTATTCTGTCAAATGATACTGAAGACATAACAGATAAAAGGAAAGCTTCAGGGTCAGAACTGTTGTATGAAACAGCAAAAACGCTTGAAAAATTCATTAATTCAAAACAACAGAAACAGTCTTCAGGTTATCCATCTATGTCAGAGATACTTTCTCATTTCAGTGATAATTCCTTAAAGTATTATACTGAGGACTTTAAATTTAATTTTGATTTTTCGAACAGAGTAAGCAGTCTGGAGAAATTCTGCAAACTTCTTCTGAAACCAGAAATAATTAAACTTAATCTCACTCTGCTGAAGCCAGAATCATTTGATCTTATAGAAAAATGCATCAATGATCCGGATATCTTTGACAAAACAAATCCTGAAATGTGCAAGCTCGTTGAATTAGGATATTTTTTCATTTCAACTGATAACAAAATATTTCCTTCGAAAGAGTTCAGCGAAATTTATACGAACTATATTTCAGAATCGTATCGTGATTACCATAGTAAAGTATACTGGATACGTAACTGTCTGTTTGCATTCCAATGGTGTTATTCTGTTGCTCCTTTAAAAATCATGTATGGAATGTATTGCACTAATAACAGTTTCACACATGATAAAGATGAGTTCACCGAAATTCTGTCAGATATGACCAGATTGATGTCAACAGGTATTACTATACAGAATGATTATATTATCGCTAACGGTGTTCTTAAAAATAAGACCTATGAAAAAATCATCAAAAAATACAGCGAAATTGAATGGACCATTATTAACGAAAATGAAATCAGAGAACTATTTGAACATTTGTATCCATACAAGTCTGATGCATATAAAATGTTAAGAACGTTTCTGAAAAAAGAGTCAGACTTCGACGATGAGAAAATTGAAGATACGTGCATAAAAATTTATCAGCTTGCTGCGGCAGGTATGGATTCAATTGGAATTATTCCAGTTTATCTATCTGAAATAGGTGTTTTAAAAAACACTAAAAGATATAATAATCTATTCTTACCAATATTGGATAAGATTGTGTTAAACACAAGAATGCCTGAATTTAAAGGACATACACCGGACGAAGCAACTGCCGAATTAACAAAAATGAACAGAGAACTTAAGAAACAAATAATAAGCAACCTTGATAATCTTTATGGAGCTGCTCCTGTAAATCATATGCTTAAAGATCCTTTTCTGACGTTTTCTGGCGAACTGGCAAGTACAGTTAAAACATCCCCTAACAGTCCGTGCCCATGCGGCAGCGGCAAAAAATATAAAAAATGCTGCGGACTAAAGTAA
- a CDS encoding AAA family ATPase, which produces MKINIRASYDSFRELRENSSYYIDKTDLIEEFLIDKFDKAVLFARPRRFGKTLTMTMLRDFLDIRQESRDIFCGLKVMDNAFLVENYMNKYPVVFISLKEVFGENFKSIFSSLRIAVSNLCEENRFLVEENNTNISETSKSLFANLWNRRAEQPDTEQALGLLCQMLRSYYKQKVFVIIDEYDVPMAKALGSPEYDKVRDMIEHMLSYVCKTNENVKGVILSGCLYTVKNSTYTGVNNIIPYTVLSPNFASSIGFTDDNVKKLLEDAGLSDRYDTVSEWYDGYIFGREKMYCPWDVLLYVRSVLDGSYSEIMGPESYWVNTSYTTQNLIHGFLGKTSEVNEKFEKLLAGETVKCFVNEHVPYHLIHENGDNLWSALLETGYLSKATEERMKVMTLRIPNKEIKEVFRQEVWNYFNTKINNEFVNNLIDSLWAESTESAKASMNQILEATLSFYHEYHEYSYHLILDGFFTGLGYMVDSERESGYGRTDLIIRDTARKCCLILELKHVKEESEMENALKEAKSQIVRNKYESRLEYEGYTTRLQYGMVFWGKKCIIGKVTGN; this is translated from the coding sequence TTGAAAATAAATATCAGAGCATCATATGACAGTTTCCGTGAATTAAGAGAAAACAGTTCGTATTACATAGATAAAACTGACCTGATAGAAGAATTTCTTATCGATAAATTCGATAAGGCAGTACTGTTTGCACGCCCGAGAAGATTCGGAAAGACACTTACAATGACGATGCTCAGAGATTTTCTTGATATCAGACAGGAAAGCAGGGACATTTTTTGTGGACTGAAAGTTATGGATAATGCATTTCTTGTTGAAAATTACATGAATAAATATCCAGTGGTTTTCATATCGCTGAAGGAAGTCTTTGGAGAAAATTTTAAATCAATATTCAGTTCTTTACGTATTGCTGTTTCGAATCTCTGTGAAGAGAATCGTTTTTTAGTCGAAGAAAACAATACGAATATAAGCGAAACGAGTAAATCATTATTTGCTAACCTCTGGAATCGCAGAGCCGAACAGCCGGATACCGAGCAGGCGCTAGGTCTGCTGTGTCAGATGCTGAGAAGTTATTATAAGCAGAAAGTATTTGTTATAATTGATGAATATGATGTACCGATGGCAAAGGCACTTGGCAGTCCTGAGTATGACAAAGTCCGTGATATGATCGAGCATATGCTTAGCTACGTCTGCAAGACTAACGAGAACGTCAAGGGCGTTATTCTTTCCGGATGCCTTTATACTGTGAAAAACAGTACTTATACAGGTGTGAATAATATCATACCATATACAGTTCTTTCACCTAATTTCGCATCATCTATTGGATTTACCGATGATAACGTAAAGAAGCTTCTTGAAGATGCCGGGTTGTCAGACAGATATGATACTGTTTCAGAATGGTATGACGGATATATCTTCGGACGTGAAAAAATGTACTGTCCTTGGGATGTGCTTCTTTATGTACGATCAGTTCTTGATGGTTCATACAGTGAAATAATGGGACCTGAAAGCTACTGGGTGAATACATCGTATACAACACAGAATCTTATTCATGGCTTTTTAGGAAAAACTTCTGAAGTAAATGAAAAGTTTGAAAAACTGCTTGCCGGTGAGACTGTAAAATGTTTCGTAAATGAACATGTTCCATATCATCTTATTCATGAAAATGGCGATAATCTCTGGTCAGCACTGCTTGAAACCGGGTATCTTTCAAAGGCTACAGAAGAACGAATGAAAGTCATGACTTTAAGAATACCGAACAAAGAAATTAAAGAAGTGTTCCGGCAGGAAGTCTGGAATTACTTTAACACCAAAATAAATAATGAGTTCGTAAATAATCTCATAGATTCGCTTTGGGCAGAGAGTACTGAAAGTGCAAAGGCTTCAATGAATCAGATCCTTGAGGCAACACTTTCGTTCTATCACGAATACCATGAATACAGCTATCATTTGATCCTTGACGGATTCTTTACAGGACTTGGGTACATGGTGGATTCGGAAAGGGAAAGCGGATACGGAAGAACAGACCTGATAATCCGTGATACCGCCAGAAAATGCTGCCTGATTCTTGAGCTTAAGCACGTAAAAGAAGAATCGGAAATGGAAAATGCACTGAAGGAAGCAAAAAGTCAGATTGTTCGTAATAAATATGAAAGCAGACTTGAGTATGAAGGATATACGACAAGACTGCAGTATGGTATGGTGTTCTGGGGTAAAAAGTGTATCATAGGAAAAGTGACAGGCAACTGA
- a CDS encoding GGDEF domain-containing protein, with product MYYSAIGILAIFILLIENYDIFLKLGSFAKNSEWKVYRKFLLSVLVYYVTDALWGFIEYLKLPMLLYIDTLFYFVAMAGGLLFWTNFVVTYINSKNNLGRALVITGRIFFAVFLAGILVNAFVPILFEVDSNCVYVAKPLRHVMLVLQILMFALLTIHAFVHMRSNSGLLRFRYCTVGFFGLVVGVFLTIQLWFPYLPLYSIAYMLGTCLLHTFVINGERAEITTELENSLEREKKQYLELLSTRVLAYKDTLTGVKSKLAYAEFEAKKNSDIKNRRNLEFAVAVFDVNGLKQVNDTYGHKRGDQFIMDACAVICAQFKRSPVFRIGGDEFVAILERDDFDKREELTESFNFTIEHPVDPDFPLVVALGITDYEDGKDQSFHDVFERADRLMYERKRELKSKMNCCASA from the coding sequence ATGTATTACTCAGCAATAGGTATACTCGCAATATTTATTTTACTTATAGAAAATTATGATATTTTTCTGAAACTGGGAAGCTTTGCGAAAAATTCAGAATGGAAAGTGTACCGAAAATTCCTGCTCTCAGTACTGGTGTACTATGTTACAGATGCTTTATGGGGATTCATTGAATACTTAAAGCTGCCGATGCTGCTGTATATTGATACGCTGTTCTATTTTGTAGCCATGGCAGGAGGACTTCTGTTCTGGACGAATTTCGTGGTTACATATATCAATTCAAAAAATAATCTAGGGCGTGCTCTTGTCATTACAGGGCGGATATTCTTTGCCGTGTTTTTAGCAGGTATCCTTGTCAACGCTTTTGTGCCGATACTTTTTGAAGTAGACAGTAACTGCGTTTACGTTGCCAAACCTCTCCGCCACGTTATGCTTGTTCTGCAGATTCTGATGTTTGCGCTTCTGACGATTCATGCTTTTGTTCATATGAGAAGCAACAGCGGCCTTCTCAGATTCCGCTACTGTACAGTTGGATTTTTTGGACTTGTAGTGGGGGTGTTCCTTACAATACAGCTCTGGTTCCCGTATCTTCCACTGTACTCCATAGCATATATGCTGGGCACCTGCCTTCTTCATACATTTGTTATTAACGGTGAAAGAGCCGAGATTACTACCGAACTTGAAAATTCTCTAGAAAGAGAGAAAAAACAGTATCTTGAACTGCTCAGCACACGTGTTCTTGCATACAAAGATACGCTTACCGGAGTAAAGAGCAAGCTTGCGTATGCCGAGTTTGAAGCCAAAAAGAATTCAGATATCAAAAATAGACGAAATCTGGAATTTGCGGTTGCAGTATTTGATGTAAACGGACTTAAGCAGGTAAATGATACCTACGGACATAAAAGAGGCGATCAGTTTATCATGGATGCCTGTGCAGTAATATGCGCTCAGTTCAAGCGAAGCCCGGTGTTCCGTATCGGCGGTGACGAATTTGTTGCCATACTCGAACGTGATGATTTTGATAAAAGAGAAGAACTAACCGAAAGTTTCAACTTTACAATTGAACATCCCGTCGATCCGGATTTTCCGTTAGTTGTTGCACTTGGTATAACTGATTACGAAGACGGCAAAGACCAGAGTTTTCATGACGTTTTCGAGCGCGCCGACAGGCTTATGTATGAGCGTAAACGGGAACTGAAAAGCAAGATGAATTGTTGTGCTTCAGCATAA
- a CDS encoding transposase, with protein MSFVANDLRNEQMSMFDSTLNLTERERRFLEKSWAKVFAEKVFPAIDETPYAVLYSEKISRPNTPVNVLVGAIFIQQLTGQSDDEFLESLLFDIRYQYALHTTSFDEQPLSDRSLGRFRERLAMYEIETGIDLIQNTEKEITDVMALVMGIDHHLKRMDSMMISANVKKMSRLELLYTCVSNLVKEMKRSNAEVPSEYLHYADVDDRNKVVYHNRSESVDSKIVTILEDAKILMNLCDEDIEDSSAYKLLVRFLNEQTNIYPNGIRQLKDADDSSMDSSILQNPADPEATFRHKAGKNHIGYAANLVESSNENGDTLVTDFQFEANNYSDKKFINDAMERMNSQPEDDRTVIVADGAYTADEALAKSKNIEIVNTNLTGKETPDINADFEFSEDGTQILKCPGGHEPISCSYNKKTGQCVASFDKKKCENCPHFNECKPNLRVKVCKKTVSLKSKNRAQQQRKRSTKEFSDLTKFRNGVESLPSILRRKYHVDKIPARGMIRKKLFFGAKVTAMNIQKFCKFMQGSACRVQNAVIA; from the coding sequence ATGTCATTCGTAGCAAACGATTTAAGGAATGAACAAATGTCAATGTTCGATTCCACGCTGAATTTAACAGAAAGAGAACGCAGATTTTTAGAAAAATCATGGGCAAAAGTATTTGCTGAAAAAGTATTTCCTGCAATAGATGAAACACCGTATGCGGTTCTTTACAGCGAAAAAATATCGCGTCCAAATACTCCGGTAAACGTTCTCGTAGGCGCAATATTCATTCAGCAGCTAACAGGACAGTCCGATGATGAATTTCTTGAATCATTGCTGTTTGACATAAGATATCAGTATGCACTTCACACAACATCATTTGATGAACAGCCCCTTAGCGACAGAAGTCTTGGAAGATTTCGTGAAAGATTAGCAATGTATGAAATTGAAACAGGAATAGATCTCATACAAAATACGGAAAAAGAAATAACAGATGTTATGGCGCTTGTTATGGGAATAGATCATCATCTTAAACGTATGGATAGTATGATGATATCTGCAAATGTGAAAAAAATGTCGCGTCTCGAACTGCTTTATACATGTGTTTCAAACCTTGTAAAAGAGATGAAACGCAGTAATGCAGAAGTGCCTTCGGAATACTTGCATTATGCTGATGTAGATGACAGAAATAAAGTAGTATATCATAATCGTAGTGAATCTGTTGATAGCAAGATTGTAACTATTCTTGAAGATGCAAAAATTCTGATGAACCTGTGTGATGAAGATATTGAAGACAGCAGTGCATATAAATTGCTGGTACGCTTTCTCAATGAGCAGACTAACATATATCCTAACGGAATCCGTCAGCTTAAAGATGCAGACGATTCAAGTATGGATTCTTCAATACTTCAGAATCCTGCGGATCCGGAAGCAACATTTCGCCATAAAGCAGGTAAAAATCATATAGGATACGCTGCAAATTTAGTAGAATCATCAAATGAAAACGGTGATACGCTTGTAACTGATTTTCAGTTTGAAGCAAACAATTACAGTGATAAGAAATTCATCAATGATGCAATGGAAAGAATGAATTCTCAGCCGGAAGACGACCGCACAGTAATAGTAGCTGACGGTGCATATACAGCTGATGAAGCATTAGCAAAATCAAAAAACATTGAAATTGTAAACACTAATCTTACTGGTAAAGAAACACCAGATATCAATGCTGATTTTGAATTCAGTGAAGACGGAACACAGATCTTAAAGTGCCCCGGAGGACATGAACCAATAAGCTGCAGCTACAATAAAAAGACAGGGCAGTGCGTAGCATCCTTCGATAAAAAAAAGTGCGAAAACTGTCCACACTTTAATGAATGTAAACCTAACTTGAGAGTAAAGGTTTGTAAGAAAACAGTCTCATTAAAAAGTAAAAACAGAGCTCAGCAGCAGAGAAAACGTTCTACAAAAGAATTTAGTGACTTAACTAAATTCCGAAATGGTGTTGAATCCCTTCCATCCATTCTTCGAAGAAAATATCATGTTGACAAAATACCGGCAAGAGGTATGATTCGAAAGAAACTATTCTTTGGAGCTAAAGTAACTGCTATGAACATCCAGAAGTTTTGCAAATTCATGCAAGGCTCGGCATGCCGCGTCCAAAATGCGGTAATAGCCTGA
- a CDS encoding nitroreductase family protein has protein sequence MTFLELAKERFSERYFDSKPVEDEKLKLILEAGRLAPTGCNYQPQRIYVIKSEEAKKKAISTKASLSGCPLVLLVCYDSDEVWHNPREEGYNCGEQDASSVALHMMFEATELGVHSLWIRGFNSDDVRKAFDLPENHVPAMMVALGYPSADSHPAKLHSDKKPLEDTVIYI, from the coding sequence ATGACATTTCTTGAACTTGCAAAGGAAAGATTCTCAGAAAGATATTTTGATTCAAAGCCGGTAGAGGATGAAAAGCTTAAACTCATCCTTGAAGCCGGAAGGCTCGCACCTACGGGATGTAACTATCAGCCGCAGAGGATATATGTTATCAAGAGCGAAGAGGCGAAGAAAAAGGCGATAAGCACAAAAGCTTCACTTTCCGGATGCCCGCTGGTACTTCTTGTTTGCTACGACAGTGATGAAGTATGGCACAATCCTCGTGAAGAAGGATATAACTGCGGAGAGCAGGATGCAAGTTCCGTTGCACTTCACATGATGTTTGAGGCAACAGAACTCGGCGTTCACAGTTTATGGATACGCGGATTCAATTCAGACGATGTAAGAAAAGCCTTTGATCTGCCGGAAAATCATGTTCCTGCAATGATGGTAGCCCTGGGCTATCCGTCTGCAGACAGTCACCCTGCAAAGCTTCATTCAGATAAGAAACCGCTTGAGGATACAGTTATCTACATCTGA
- a CDS encoding DUF6431 domain-containing protein: MKSISFFREKVKDGIVEITGTNSPVCPICGKPMKSHGRCRRYLRVSGEERITLSLRVFYCPECDRYHRELPDYVAPYKHLSTEIIAEIYDGLDNYDVDDSTIIRIRNWVRKFLNFGSATVRRLKIEHPALVVRSSFESTFDTLTYFVRIVVNSNEWKFISSPVISV; encoded by the coding sequence ATGAAAAGTATATCATTTTTTCGTGAAAAAGTCAAGGACGGAATCGTCGAAATTACAGGAACAAATTCACCTGTTTGTCCAATTTGCGGCAAACCAATGAAGTCACACGGAAGGTGCAGACGGTATCTGCGCGTATCCGGCGAAGAGCGAATCACTCTGTCTCTCAGAGTTTTCTACTGCCCGGAATGCGACCGTTATCACCGCGAGCTTCCGGATTACGTTGCTCCTTACAAACATCTCAGTACTGAAATAATAGCTGAAATATATGATGGTCTTGACAACTATGATGTTGATGACAGCACGATAATACGCATCCGAAACTGGGTAAGAAAGTTCCTGAATTTTGGTTCTGCGACTGTCAGAAGACTTAAAATTGAGCATCCTGCACTGGTCGTCAGAAGCAGTTTTGAATCAACATTTGACACGCTCACCTATTTTGTCAGAATAGTCGTAAATTCCAATGAATGGAAGTTCATTAGTTCGCCTGTCATTTCAGTCTGA
- a CDS encoding Mu transposase C-terminal domain-containing protein, with translation MEQSIVEDTLKKGIQKFGLPRRIYFDNGSQYRTQWMKRACSLLSIKLLYAKPRNPQGKGKQERFNHTVDSFIEEVNLNRPDSIEELNRLFNAWLSECYHSKIHSALGITPEQAFKCDSMPLRYPDDAILSTAFLHCETRKVNKSGCISFMGKDYDVGVLYAGQQVDVVYDPQNIARVRIEAKNHEPFYAEPAKVGTHVAKKPKRAEIESIPADSSRLLDAVTKSAGEKERRAIISYSQVLEGAENV, from the coding sequence ATGGAGCAGAGCATTGTTGAGGATACACTGAAGAAAGGCATTCAGAAATTTGGACTTCCCCGTCGTATCTACTTCGACAACGGTTCACAGTATCGTACCCAATGGATGAAGCGTGCATGCAGTCTTCTGAGTATTAAACTGCTGTATGCTAAACCGCGTAATCCTCAGGGTAAAGGAAAACAGGAACGCTTCAACCATACCGTTGACTCGTTCATTGAAGAGGTAAACCTGAACCGTCCTGACAGCATAGAAGAACTGAACAGACTGTTTAACGCCTGGCTCTCTGAATGTTACCACAGTAAAATACACAGTGCACTCGGAATAACCCCGGAACAGGCATTCAAATGCGATTCCATGCCATTACGCTATCCGGATGATGCAATACTCTCAACTGCTTTCCTGCACTGTGAAACCCGTAAAGTTAACAAGTCAGGATGTATCAGCTTCATGGGTAAAGATTATGATGTTGGCGTTCTTTATGCCGGACAGCAGGTGGATGTTGTTTATGATCCTCAGAATATTGCACGTGTAAGGATTGAAGCAAAGAATCATGAACCGTTTTACGCTGAACCGGCTAAGGTAGGTACACACGTTGCTAAAAAACCGAAACGTGCTGAAATTGAAAGTATCCCAGCGGATTCTTCAAGACTTCTTGATGCTGTTACAAAGAGCGCCGGGGAAAAGGAACGTCGAGCTATTATTTCGTATTCACAGGTATTGGAGGGTGCTGAAAATGTTTGA
- a CDS encoding AAA family ATPase, whose product MFEMFYGMQHTPFTRGIPSDQLHRTHQNTEVFSRLIITAQKQSFALLIGEPGTGKTSTLRRLKDELPESEYMVLYVSDSKLTPRSFYNYLLNQLGCKSEFHRNAARNALHKQIEIMRNMQKRKVVVILDEAHLLPKEMLEEARFLLNYKMDSENPMALILSGQTELWDKLRLSAYRAILERVDVECFLTPMDFSETKQYIESQLHYAGQENPVFTEDAMKSIFTFSGGNPRLVNRACSQSLIYGAQMKQTCIDSKSVDIVLENEVTGAGH is encoded by the coding sequence ATGTTTGAAATGTTTTATGGTATGCAGCATACACCGTTTACGCGCGGTATTCCATCTGATCAGCTGCACAGAACACATCAGAATACTGAAGTTTTCAGTCGTCTGATCATCACTGCACAGAAACAGTCATTCGCACTGCTGATTGGTGAACCAGGTACCGGCAAGACAAGTACACTTCGTCGTTTAAAGGATGAACTTCCTGAATCAGAGTACATGGTTCTGTACGTTTCTGATTCAAAACTGACTCCGCGAAGCTTCTACAACTATCTCCTGAACCAGCTCGGATGCAAATCCGAATTTCATCGCAATGCAGCGAGAAACGCTTTGCATAAGCAGATTGAAATAATGAGGAATATGCAGAAACGTAAAGTGGTCGTGATTCTTGACGAAGCACATCTGTTGCCAAAAGAAATGCTTGAAGAGGCCCGCTTTCTTCTGAATTACAAAATGGATTCCGAAAATCCAATGGCACTAATACTTTCGGGTCAGACTGAACTCTGGGACAAACTCCGTCTTTCCGCATACAGAGCCATTCTTGAAAGAGTAGATGTTGAATGCTTTCTTACTCCTATGGATTTTTCAGAAACCAAGCAGTACATTGAATCACAGCTTCATTATGCCGGACAGGAAAATCCTGTCTTCACTGAAGATGCAATGAAATCTATTTTTACTTTTTCAGGCGGAAATCCACGACTCGTAAACCGTGCCTGCAGTCAGTCACTTATCTATGGTGCACAGATGAAACAGACCTGTATCGACAGCAAATCTGTAGATATTGTACTTGAAAACGAAGTAACCGGAGCCGGTCACTGA